The Apium graveolens cultivar Ventura unplaced genomic scaffold, ASM990537v1 ctg7053, whole genome shotgun sequence region TAGATAAAAAAAACTGGCTTTACAAACTGATTAAATCAAGATTACTGTCATactataaaaattataatataaattactTACTACAAGATTCTTGATTTTAGGAGCTTTGTTACCCCTTCCTGTTTGAGAATTAACTTGTTTTATTGTCCTGCATATTATAATGACACGGTGTCAAGAGTCATATTTCGAATACAAGAAATAAATGAAAACAACCTAAAAAATAAAAGGAATAATGTTACTCTGATAAAGCTTTTCTAAATCATCAAAATGAGTTGGATGAGGCAAATGATTGAGAATGTAAATGTCGCCATCCCATATTACGACCAGAATCCAGTGACAACTGTATTATTATAAATTTACACAAGTCAGATATTTTAAAAAATAGCCTAAAAACCTAAAAGAAAATTAAATTAATAGATTACAATATGCATTTAAAAATACTTACTGATGATTATGTGACAGGAAGAATATGTGATTTTGATTACCCTCTTTCAACCGACTACCAACATTTCGTTGAAAATCAGCATTCAAATTAAAGTTGGCGCCAGGATCAAAAAATCCATACAGGACAACATCATCATTCTTGCGAACCCTCTTAATTGTACTATGCAAGTGCCTATACATATGTGGGAGAAATTAAAATTACTAGCAGACCAGTTGTGCGATAATTCAAACAGAACCTATAACCACGAAAATAAATTACTTACGCCATATACGCAGATATCGCAGCTTGTCCAATCATGTCAAACTCTAACAATGCTTTTAAATTCTCATGCAATATATATATTGTCTTCTCAACTCCAAACACATCGAAATCACATGGAATAGGGATCGATTCCCCGCTGGCTTTCATAAATGTCGTAACATGTTTGTACAATACCTTGTATTGGCGTGACACTTTCTTGCTGACCTTGACGTGAGTGAACTCTtgttgaattttatgcacctcacCCTTGTTCTTTGACTGCGACAcatctcttttctttttctacaAAAAATGAAAGAATATAAGTAGACATTTATTCACCTAATTAACCCCTATTTTTCAACTTTTATACAACTTTAGCAACCAACAAGCACATGTAAATACCACAATTGTCCGTAGGCTGATTAAATTTCGAGGCCATGCCAAGTGTGAACCAACGGCTTCACGAACATGTTCAATTTCACCAGGTATAGGCACGGGAACTAAAGCATCTGGTTGGATATGTCCATCAACCGACACACGAGCATGTCCAGGCTTCAGGGGCACTCCATGAATCGAAACATTCATTTCATCATCTTCGAAAACAGTACCAAAAGCAACCTTATTTTCGATGCTATCCACCGAAAGCTCATAAATTTGTGGACCCTATAATTGTAAggagtaaattatataattactctACAATTTGAAGAACCGTATAATTACAATAATATTTGTGAAATATACCTTCATTTCTGATGGAGGGGGTTGATCATAAGCAATACAATCATCATTCACCAATATTTCTTTTGCTTTTGGTTCTCCTTCAACTGGTTGGCAACTTGCTCTCTCCGAAAAATTCGGAGACTGCTGATTAGATCCTGTAAACAATGACTTGAGCTCAGCCATTTCCCGCCTTGTTCTTACCAACTCCTCCTGTAGCACTCTATCACGGGCCAACAACTCCGCCTTGGTAATTGCAGGTTTTCTCTCTTTCGGCAGATTAAAGAACATTTTTGGGGTGATAAAACCTCCAACTCCTCGAACCCTGCCTGAATGCTCAGGAGTTCCGAGTGCCGTAGTCAACACATCATCAGTTCCAGATGGTACGAATTCACCCTTCTCCTTCTTTTCGAGTAATTCATCCTAATGCAGATATGAATACACATCAGATcttagggacatattatgaataATGAAGGAATAAACAGATTTCTCATTATAATCTGTTTTTCTTGATTAAATGCagttttttcataatttttactTACAATTCTGGCAAATACTgcttctttatcttcatcaagTTCCTCATCATCTAGCTTTGACTTTCGAGCCTTTTTCCAAAATATTGCCCGATCTGGTTTCTCCTCGGGCTTTAGTTTGCCTTTCTTTATCTGTTTAAGATGAGAAAAAATTAAAAGGTGCTTTATTTATTGAAGATGAGAAAAAATTATAGCTAGGTTCTTACTTCATCCTCTTGTAAACCAATGTAACCCTTCCTTGACAAACGATGATGATATTTTCGATTACGCACTCTTTCGCTCTGCAGGGTGCGTAGTTTCTGCATCATACAACGAATAATTATATCCAAGTAAATATTCTAAATCCAAAAAGGGTACACTGGCAAAGAAAATGCATCCATACCAGCCACTTATCACCTGTCCTCTGCGCGATAAATCTCGTCCAAGCTTCTTGACCCACAAACCGATAATTTTTTGGAGGCCTCTTCAGTTTCTTCTTTTTTTCAGCATATGGTCTAGCTCCTCTACATTTTGTCTTGAATAAAGTCGATAACATCACAGCGAACCTGGTCTAGCTCCTCTAGAGTGTAAGACTTGCGAGTCTTGGTCGCCCAGTAAAAATTTAGTAAACCGAAAAGGGAAATCATAAAAAAAATGCATCTAAAATGCCACATTCAATCATACAAAAATGAATGTACGGACCTTAGAAGTAAAAGAAATTTCCCTGTCCTCAATAATTTCCTTCATGTACCTCATGACCACATAACCACATTCAACCCCACCAGGCTGTTTCGGGGATCCCTGTTTAGATAAAAAAAACTGGCTTTACAAACTGATTAAATCAAGATTACTGTCATactataaaaattataatataaattactTACTACAAGATTCTTGATTTTAGGAGCTTTGTTACCCCTTCCTATTTGAGAATTAACTTGTTTTATTGTCCTGCATATTATAATGACACGGTGTCAAGAGTCATATTTCGAATACAAGAAATAAATGAAAACAACCTAAAAAATAAAAGGAATAATGTTACTCTGATAAAGCTTTTTCTAAATCATCAAAATGAGTTGGATGAGGCAAATGATTGAGAATGTAAATGTCGCCATCCCATATTACGACCAGAATCCAGTGACAACTGTATTATTATAAATTTACACAAGTCAGATATTTTAAAAAATAGCCTAAAAACCTAAAAGAAAATTAAATTAATAGATTACAATATGCATTTAAAAATACTTACTGATGATTATGTGACAGGAAGAATATGTGATTTTGATTACCCTCTTTCAACCGACTACCAACATTTCGTTGAAAATCAGCATTCAAATTAAAGTTGGCGCCATGATCAAAAAATCCATACAGGACAACATCATCATTCTTGCGAACCCTCTTAATTGTACTATGCAAGTGCCTATACATATGTGGGAGAAATTAAAATTACTAGCAGACCAGTTGTGCGATAATTCAAACAGAACCTATAACCACGAAAATAAATTACTTACGCCATATACGCAGATATCGCAGCTTGTCCAATCATGTCAAACTCTAACAATGCTTTTAAATTCTCATGCAATATATATATTGTCTTCTCAACTCCAAACACATCGAAATCACATGGAATAGGGATCGATTCCCCGCTGGCTTTCATAAATGTCGTAACATGTTTGTACAATACCTTGTATTGGCGTGACACTTTCTTGCTGACCTTGACGTGAGTGAACTCTTGTTGAATTTTATGCACCACACCCTTGTTCTTTGACTACGACAcatctcttttctttttctacaAAAAATGAAAGAATATAAGTAGACATTTATTCACCTAATTAACCCCTATTTTTCAACTTTTATACAACTTTAGCAACCAACAAGCACATGTAAATACCACAATTGTCCGTAGGCTGATTAAATTTCGAGGCCATGCCAAGTGTGAACCAACGGCTTCACGAACATGTTCAATTTCACCAGGTATAGGCACGGGAACTAAAGCATCTGGTTGGATATGTCCATCAACCGACACACGAGCATGTCCAGGCTTCAGGGGCACTCCATGAATCGAAACATTCATTTCATCATCTTCGAAAACAGTACCAAAAGCAACCTTATTTTCGATGCTATCCACCGAAAGCTCATAAATTTGTGGACCCTATAATTGTAAggagtaaattatataattactctACAATTTGAAGAACCGTATAATTACAATAATATTTGTGAAATATACCTTCTTTTCTGATGGAGGGGGTTGATCATAAGCAATACAATCATCATTCACCAATATTTCTTTTGCTTTTGGTTCTCCTTCAACTGGTTGGCAACTTGCTCTCTCCGAAAAATTCGGAGACTGCTGATTAGATCCTGTAAACAATGACTTGAGCTCAGCCATTTCCCGCCTTGTTCTTACCAACTCCTCCTGTAGCACTCTATCACGGGCCAACAACTCCGCCTTGGTAATTGCAGGTTTTCTCTCTTTCGGCAGATTAAAGAACATTTTTGGGGTGACAAAACCTCCAACTCCTCGAACCCTGCCTGAATGCTCAGGAGTTCCGAGTGCCGTAGTCAACACATCATCAGTTCCAGATGGTACGAATTCACCCTTCTCCTTCTTTCGAGTAATTCATCCTAATGCAGATATGAATACACATCAGATcttagggacatattatgaataATGAAGGAATAAACAGATTTCTCATTATAATCTGTTTTTCTCGATTAAATGCagtttttttcataatttttactTACAATTCTGGCAAATACTgcttctttatcttcatcaagTTCCTCATCATCTAGCTTTGACTTTCGAGCTTTTTTCCAAAATATTGCCCGATCTGGTTTCTCCTCGGGCTTTAGTTTGCCTTTCTTTATCTGTTTAAGATGAGAAAAAATTAAAAGGTGCTTTATTTATTGAAGATGAGAAAAAATTATAGCTAGGTTCTTACTTCATCCTCTTGTAAACCAATGTAACCCTTCCTTGACAAACGATGATGATATTTTCGATTACGCACTCTTTCGCTCTGCAGGGTGCGTAGTTTCTGCATCATACAACGAATAATTATATCCAAGTAAATATTCTAAATCCAAAAGGGTACACTGGCAAAGAAAATGCATCCATACCAGCCACTTATCACCTGTCCTCTGCGCGATAAATCTCGTCCAAGCTTCTTGACCCACAAACCGATAATTTTTTGGAGGCCTCTTCAGTTTCTTCTTTTTTTCAGCATATGGCATCACGTGTTTAGTTGTTAAATCAGTTTTAAACTATCTCCACTTCTCTCCTGCAGACTTAAGCACCATAGCCTCACTTTCCGGAGCAACTTTAAATGTACCCTATGGACAATAAAATACACAATTTTATAAGGCTTAGATAGTAGTACTAAAAATAAGTTGTGTGTGTCAACTATAATTTAATACCTTAATATCAAGCCATAATTTATCTTTCAATTCCCGATCCACATTTGGCCAGCTGTCAATGTCGATAGGAATCATAGTTCTTGCCAGGTGCCCTATGTAGGACTGTAAGGTACACCTAGTATCTCCGACAAGAACTCCAAACTCATTGTATCTGATTTTAAATCTCTTGCCCTGGGCCTTCCTTACCAATACTTTTTTAAGAGAGGAAACACCTCGTGCAGCTCCCAACCTTCTTTTCGCAGAATTAGAATTAGTTGTTGTTTCTTGTTTAGACTGTTGCTTTTCAGTTTGAGGTTCACTTGGTGCTTGTCCATCCTGATCACAGTGCTCTTCAACCTCCTGATCACAATGTTCTTCGACCTCTTTAACTTTTTTAGATTTGCTTTTGTTGGTTCTCTTTTTCTTTGCCATTTTTGTCCTTCACTCTGAATAATAAAACAAGAAATAATTAGTCACTGAATAAATGAAACTCTACATGAATTAAAATACATTCAAAATTACATATGCATGAATAAAAATGCATTCAAAATTACAACTGGAAAATTTCAAAACAAATACAAAAacaaaatacaaattaattaTAAAAGAAAAATTACAAAAGAAAAATGCATTAGTCACTATAATTCATTTACTCAAAAAAATTACAAAGGAAAATTAAATATGCTGATTAAATTATAACAAGCAAAAAGTACAGAGAGCTAAATTAACAGGATCATTTTTTAACCCAAATTCCCTCAACATTAGGCCTAATACTATGCGCAACGTCTTCATTGGTCACATCAGAAGCAGGGATGTTAGAGCAGAATGGAGGATGTTCCATGATCGTGTCACCCAAATCATCGTCGTTATACAACTCTTGATAGTCTCTAGTTGTGGAAGTTAACACGATCGGCCAAGTAGGATCAACCAGATCTTTAATGTAAAACACCTGGTTGACTTGGTCAACAGAGACATATTTATCCTTCTTATGGCCTTGTCGATTGAAATCCACAAGTGTGAAGCCAAGATCGTCGATCTTTAAGCCTTTATCATTCTCTGCCCATTTACACAAGAAGAGTGGAGCTTTGAACTCATGGTAATCCAACTCCCATACTTCCAAGATTATGCCATAAAAGGTCATATCACTCTCAATGGGGTTTAAATCTTTCGCACTGGACACCTGGACTGCCTTAGCAACCACAGAAACTCCACTGTTTTGAACAACTCGCGCATCATCTCGGTCTTTCGTAAAGTATCGGACTCCATTGACTGAAAAACCTTgataagttaaaacagaaaatgATGGTTTTCCAGCGAGCCATCGTATCGTCTCTGAAACAGCATCGGGATTTCCCTTCATTTCACTACTTACCTAtacataatattatataataaaaatatccATCAGTTGCAAACTACAACTAACAACTATTTAAGTAGACAATACAGAAAACCTACTTTTTTTTCAAACCAATCGGCAAATAGCCGATTGTGCTCTCCCAAGAGCCAATGAACACTTTTTTTTCCCTCGGTAAATTTCATCCAAATACTCCTTGTGCATTCTGAGAATATGCATAAATATTAGAAATAAcccacaaaaattacatcttCAAACAAATAggacaagttaataaaataaacgtaCACGATATAGGAATACACTTCATCATTGTTTTGAAGGACATGCAGATGAGCCTCATCTCGCTCTTTTTCTTCCACGACCTTTATTATCGCGGCAGATAATGGACCAGATTGCTTGCCTTGCTCAACTGGAATGCCGGCAGTTGTACAAGTCTGGCTCATAAATTCTGTGCAGAATTCTACTGATTCTTCTTTAAGGTAGCTTTCTGCCATACAACCTTCAGGATAATATCGGTTTCGTACGTAGCTCTTTAGCACTTTATTGAATCGTTCGAAGGCATACATCCATCTATAAAATACCGGTCCACATAAACGCACTTCTAGGACCAAGTGGACAATAAGATGTAACATTACATCAAAAAATGATGAAGGGAATATTTTTTCTAGAtcgcataaggttattattacatctgactgCAATTTATCGAGTTTCGAGACATCGACAACTTTGCTGCATAAAGCATTAAAAAAGAAGCACAGTCGTATGATTGTGACCCTAACATTTTTTGGGAGAACGGATCGAATGGCAACAGGGAggagttgttggagaaggatATGGCAGTCATGGGACTTAAGCCCGTATATCTTCAAATCAGACATGGATACACAATTTTTTATGTTTGATCCATGTCCAGAAGGAAGTTTCATAGACAAGAATGAGTTCAACACTTTCTTTTTTTCAACCTTCGACAAAGTAAAAGGGGAAGGAGGCAGATAGGTCTTCTTTTCTCCTACTTGAGGAGCTAAATCATGTCTAACACCCATATCAATCATATCACGACGTGCCGCCTCACTATCTTTTGACTTTCACATATTTAATAACGTCCCAAGCAGATTATCCACACACATTTTTCTCGATGTGCATAACATCGAGACAGTGGCGAACATGATGATATTTCCAATATTCTAACTCAAAGAAAACAGATTTttcttccatggacattccaccTTCTTCGACTTCTTCACCTCTTTTTCAAAACAAAAATCAATTCGTTCCTGACGCGCTAACACTTCTTCTCCGAAAAGGGGTTGACATGCGTTCCCCAACTCTTGTTGTCCGTTAAAGGCCGCCTTCTGCCTCCTATAAGGGTGCTGCCTAGGCAAATAACGGCGATGACCTTGGAAGCACATCTTCCTACTGTGACTTAAATATTTAGCCACAGTATCGTCACCACAAATTGGACAACTCTTATAACCCTTATTCACGCAGCCTGACAAGTTTCCATATGCTGGAAAATCATTTATAGTCCAGAATAAAATTGCTTTTAGAGTGAAATATGATTTACTATAGGCGTCATAAACGTTTGGTTCACCTTCTTCCCAAAGTTTTTTCAGATCATCAATCAACGGTTGTAAATAAACGTCGATGTTATTTCCCGGCTCATGTGGACCAGGAACTAAAACTGACAACATCATGAACTTCCTTTTCATGCATAACCACGGAGGAAGATTGTACGTTACCAACACTACTGGCCAGCATGTATATCGATTGACTAACCCATTAGTATGCGGGTTGATACCATCCGCTGATAAAGCCAACCTAATATTCCTAGATTCACTACCAAAGGCAGGCCACCGGTAATCGATATTCCTCCAAGAAGGAGAGTCGGCCGGATGTCACATCTTGTCATCATTTATTCGCTGATTTGCATGCCAAGTCATGAGTTCAGCAGTAGAGGGAGATTTAAATAACCGTTTAAATCTTGGAATTATAGGAAAATACCACATGACCTTGGCTGGAACATTGACCCTAAGTTGGCCATTCTTCCGTACTTTCCAACGTGACAGCTTGCAATGAGGACACTGAGAAGCATCAGAATGTATGCCCCTATACAGTATACAATCATTGGGACACGAATGAATTTTTATATACACTAGACCTAAATCGGATAAAGTTTTCTTCGCTTCATATGCGTTAGGAGGCAACACATTATCTTTGGGAAGGATCGAGCCAACTGAAGAGAGCAGCTCAGTAAAGGCAGTGTCGCTAATACCAAACCTAGCTTTCCAATTGTGCAATTTTAACATTGACTCTAACTTTGTGCACTCGCTACCCTCAAACAACGGTTGTTCCGCATCAACAACAAACCTCTGAAAATCATATGAATCCTTATCGTAATTACCCGAATTAAAAGtcgcttcacaaacttcaacagTTTCTGATGCAACAAAGTGCTCTATAGGTTGGTCTGAAGCAGGACGTGTACTACCTATAGAAGACCAAGTACTCCTAGTAGATTTTTCttcatgccaaatccaatcaacATACCCCAAACTAAAACCATGATCGTAGATATGTCCCCTTATGATTTTGGTTGAGAATTTTTAAAATTCACACATCGACCACATGGACAAGGAATTCTTTTAGGATCTTTACAATTTTCTTCAGCGAAAATTAAGAATTCTTCGACGCCAATTTCAAATTCTAAAGAATCCCTATCTTTCGATATCCACGACTTATCCATAAATGAAAATGTATGACCAGCAATCTAGCAACCTAACCACCAGATGGTCATTTCAACATCAAAGCGCGAATTAATCAATACAGTGCACATATTCAAGTGCATATAAACAAAACCAAGAAGTCAACATTGTTTAACTAGCATAATCAATACAAGTGCACATATTCAAGCGCGAATTAATAACAAACATGCCCTTAAAAAATTGAAAGATTTTACACAAATGACAACTAGTACATTCATGGCATCTCATCTATTAAAAGAGAACGATAACACTAAATCTGATACataaacaacaatccaatcaaaTAATGTATACATAAATAATGACAGATCGGTTACTGGTGAATCCCTTCCTACATAATGTAtacaaaaaaaggaaaaaagcaAACGAATAAGAATTCTAACCTCCTTCTTGAAGTAAAATGTGCAGGCACTGTCAAATTCCAAGACTTGATGAGATAATCTGCAAATGGACAAAATCGAATTTAAAAACATACTATTACTTAAAACTTTAAACGGACAAAAATCGGAAGATATCAACCAGAAAAGAAAATACATGCAAATATCAAACCTAATTGATATATTTAGGCAAAcctaaatatatatacacaagaACACAAACCTAATTTATGTTAAAAAATGCAGatttatgtaaatatatatacatgcatatttaaaacaactcaagaaaaaatataaaattagagTACAAACCTTATTTGGCTCAATGAATTTCAAAACCTGTTCAAAAAGGAAAAAACCCATTAAAATTTATGAACAAATCCTAATTGAACAAATGTAACCTAATCGAACATACAAACCTAAATGAACAAACACACCTGTTCAGAAATTCGGGTTTCTCGTAGATGGATTTTAATTAACTGATGGTGTTCTTTAATTTGGGGTTTAATTAAAACCTATGTACTTATTATAATCTGATATGGTGTGTGTGTGAGATagagagagatggaagagagagagggagagaagcagagagatggaagagagagggaaagagaaCTAGAGAGAGTGAGCTcagagagagagagcagagagagtAAGAGTaagagagagagcagagagagagtgagagagagacaGGAAAAATAATTAGGGGGGAGAAACGGGTTTTTTTTGGTTAAGGGGGGGAATATTTGGGGAATAAGGGGGGAAAGTTTCCgcgttttttttattttttttaagttaaccatcgacaacggttgtaaaatacaaccgatgtctataaaacaaagacatcggttatatagaaaaaccgatgtctaactaacgttttttatttttgaaaaataagtaTAGACATCAGTTATTTTCTGGACCGATGTCTAAAACAATAagtaacatcggttttaaaataaccgatgtctaaatgaactttaacatcggtcgtctgagcaaccgatgtctaaggaccgatgtctattgaccgatgtctaaggaccgatgtctattgacaggATTATATTTTATGTCAAAACATTACATAACtgtaatattttatcaaaattaaaaatttttGTTTATAGCCCAAAATACTCACATGTGTAAAACCTTTAAAAAATCTTGTCTAATGTAGTAGTTATTTCAATATTGTAGACACAATTCTTGGTGAAAATCCATCTAGAGGAGAATAGATAATTATAGTGCcacaaataaaattttaaataataatgtGATTAGTCAGATAGTAATAGTAATGTACGGACCTTAGAAGTAAAAGAAATTTCCCTGTCCTCAATAATTTCCTTCATGTACCTCATGACCACATAACCACATTCAACCCCACCAGGCTGTTTCGGGGATCCCTGTTTAGATAAAAAAAACTGGCTTTACAAACTGATTAAATCAAGATTACTGTCATactataaaaattataatataaattactTACTACAAGATTCTTGATTTTAGGAGCTTTGTTACCCCTTCCTATTTGAGAATTAACTTGTTTTATTGTCCTGCATATTATAATGACACGGTGTCAAGAGTCATATTTCGAATACAAGAAATAAATGAAAACAACCTAAAAAATAAAAGGAATAATGTTACTCTGATAAAGCTTTTTCTAAATCATCAAAATGAGTTGGATGAGGCAAATGATTGAGAATGTAAATGTCGCCATCCCATATTACGACCAGAATCCAGTGACAACTGTATTATTATAAATTTACACAAGTCAGATATTTTAAAAAATAGCCTAAAAACCTAAAAGAAAATTAAATTAATAGATTACAATATGCATTTAAAAATACTTACTGATGATTATGTGACAGGAAGAATATGTGATTTTGATTACCCTCTTTCAACCGACTACCAACATTTCGTTGAAAATCAGCATTCAAATTAAAGTTGGCGCCAGGATCAAAAAATCCA contains the following coding sequences:
- the LOC141703744 gene encoding uncharacterized protein LOC141703744, whose product is MIDMGVRHDLAPQVGEKKTYLPPSPFTLSKVEKKKVLNSFLSMKLPSGHGSNIKNCVSMSDLKIYGLKSHDCHILLQQLLPVAIRSVLPKNVRVTIIRLCFFFNALCSKVVDVSKLDKLQSDVIITLCDLEKIFPSSFFDVMLHLIVHLVLEVRLCGPVFYRWMYAFERFNKVLKSYVRNRYYPEGCMAESYLKEESVEFCTEFMSQTCTTAGIPVEQGKQSGPLSAAIIKVVEEKERDEAHLHVLQNNDEVYSYIVMHKEYLDEIYRGKKKCSLALGRAQSAICRLVSSEMKGNPDAVSETIRWLAGKPSFSVLTYQGFSVNGVRYFTKDRDDARVVQNSGVSVVAKAVQVSSAKDLNPIESDMTFYGIILEVWELDYHEFKAPLFLCKWAENDKGLKIDDLGFTLVDFNRQGHKKDKYVSVDQVNQVFYIKDLVDPTWPIVLTSTTRDYQELYNDDDLGDTIMEHPPFCSNIPASDVTNEDVAHSIRPNVEGIWVKK